Proteins found in one Microbacterium sp. LWS13-1.2 genomic segment:
- a CDS encoding glucose-6-phosphate dehydrogenase assembly protein OpcA, producing MIVDLPDTTVSKISRALVNVREEGGAVALGRVLTLVILTREAAVEEVIEAANDASREHPMRVIVLLIPDGYDAEPRLDAQIRVGGDAGASEVVTLRAFGDAGHSNLESLVTGLLLPDAPVVVWWPNRTPDNISKTSIGRIAQRRITDAATKSDPSAWVAGLGEQYAPGDTDLAWTRLTRWREQLAAILDQPPYEPVVGARVRGASDSPSTALLAAWLRLTLDVPVDWAYLDAEEWPHGIKSVALVRPSGEVLLERPTRGVAILTQPGQPTHDLAFPRRTLRECLAEELRRLDPDVLYGRVITEGWELLDPPATKGTQA from the coding sequence GTGATCGTCGATCTTCCCGACACCACTGTCAGCAAGATCTCGCGTGCGCTCGTCAACGTGCGCGAGGAGGGCGGCGCGGTCGCGCTCGGCCGCGTGCTGACCCTCGTCATCCTCACGCGTGAGGCCGCGGTCGAAGAGGTCATCGAAGCCGCCAACGACGCATCGCGCGAGCACCCGATGCGCGTCATCGTGCTGCTGATCCCCGACGGCTACGACGCCGAACCGCGCCTGGACGCGCAGATCCGCGTGGGCGGCGACGCCGGCGCGAGCGAGGTCGTCACCCTCCGGGCGTTCGGCGACGCCGGTCACTCGAACCTCGAGAGCCTCGTGACGGGCCTGCTGCTGCCCGACGCTCCCGTCGTGGTGTGGTGGCCCAACCGCACGCCCGACAACATCTCGAAGACCTCGATCGGTCGCATCGCCCAGCGCCGGATCACGGATGCCGCGACCAAGTCCGACCCGTCGGCATGGGTCGCGGGCCTGGGCGAGCAGTACGCGCCCGGCGACACCGACCTCGCGTGGACGCGTCTGACGCGCTGGCGCGAGCAGCTGGCCGCCATCCTCGACCAGCCGCCGTACGAGCCCGTGGTCGGCGCGCGGGTGCGCGGTGCGTCGGATTCGCCCTCCACTGCGCTCCTCGCGGCGTGGCTGCGCCTCACGCTCGACGTGCCCGTCGACTGGGCGTATCTCGACGCCGAGGAGTGGCCGCACGGCATCAAGTCCGTGGCGCTGGTGCGTCCCAGCGGTGAGGTGCTCCTGGAGCGCCCGACGCGCGGTGTGGCGATCCTCACCCAGCCCGGACAGCCCACGCACGACCTGGCGTTCCCGCGCCGGACGCTGCGCGAGTGCCTGGCAGAGGAGCTCCGTCGCCTCGACCCGGACGTCCTGTATGGTCGAGTCATCACCGAGGGCTGGGAGCTGCTCGACCCTCCGGCGACGAAGGGGACGCAGGCCTGA
- the pgl gene encoding 6-phosphogluconolactonase has protein sequence MPEGWAEKRVIISPDPAALVDSVAPRFLSRVAKRVDEGKLAHISLTGGSMGAAVLAAAGRSPRAARIDWSRVHFWWSDERFVPLGHSDRNDRQAREAFLDRFDIPAENIHATLGSDDGVDLDAAAAAYADELARFPGAEGAWPSFDVCFLGVGPDGHIASLFPDRAEIQITDRSVVAVRDSPKPPPERITMTRPVINSSKRVWLVLSGADKAAALGLALAGASYASVPAAGAKGRKRTTFFVDQAAAAQVPPELIDREY, from the coding sequence ATGCCTGAAGGCTGGGCCGAGAAGCGCGTCATCATCAGTCCCGATCCCGCTGCACTCGTCGACTCCGTCGCTCCGCGCTTCCTGAGCCGCGTCGCCAAGCGGGTCGACGAGGGCAAGCTCGCCCACATCTCACTCACGGGCGGATCGATGGGTGCGGCAGTGCTCGCTGCCGCAGGACGCAGTCCGCGCGCGGCCCGCATCGACTGGTCGCGCGTCCACTTCTGGTGGAGCGACGAGCGGTTCGTCCCCCTCGGCCACTCCGACCGCAACGACCGCCAGGCGCGTGAGGCGTTCCTCGACCGCTTCGACATCCCGGCCGAGAACATCCACGCCACGCTCGGCAGCGATGACGGCGTGGATCTGGATGCCGCCGCCGCCGCGTACGCCGACGAGCTCGCCCGCTTCCCCGGGGCCGAAGGCGCGTGGCCCTCGTTCGATGTGTGCTTCCTCGGGGTCGGGCCGGACGGGCACATCGCGTCGCTCTTCCCCGACCGCGCCGAGATCCAGATCACGGATCGCTCGGTGGTCGCGGTGCGCGACTCCCCCAAGCCTCCGCCGGAGCGGATCACGATGACCCGTCCCGTCATCAACAGCTCGAAGCGCGTGTGGCTCGTACTGTCGGGCGCCGACAAGGCGGCCGCGCTGGGCCTCGCGCTGGCCGGAGCCAGCTACGCGAGTGTTCCCGCCGCCGGCGCCAAGGGCCGCAAGCGCACGACGTTCTTCGTCGACCAGGCGGCCGCCGCGCAGGTGCCGCCGGAGCTCATCGACCGCGAGTATTGA
- a CDS encoding RNA polymerase-binding protein RbpA, with amino-acid sequence MATGGNAIRGTRVGAGPMGEQDHGFHADRIAISYWDALGNETVRYFAAGIPEEEIPETIDSPHSGLPAGRDKENPPAVAKTEPYKTHLAYVKERRTEEEAETLLDDALKQLRERRGQG; translated from the coding sequence ATGGCCACCGGAGGCAACGCGATCCGCGGCACCCGCGTCGGTGCCGGTCCGATGGGCGAGCAGGACCACGGCTTCCACGCCGACCGCATCGCCATCTCGTACTGGGACGCCCTGGGCAACGAGACGGTGCGCTACTTCGCAGCGGGCATCCCCGAGGAGGAGATCCCCGAGACGATCGACTCGCCCCACTCGGGCCTGCCGGCCGGGCGCGACAAGGAGAACCCTCCCGCCGTCGCGAAGACCGAGCCGTACAAGACCCACCTCGCGTACGTGAAGGAGCGCCGCACCGAAGAGGAAGCCGAGACGCTCCTCGACGACGCCCTGAAGCAGCTCCGCGAGCGCCGCGGACAGGGCTGA
- the secG gene encoding preprotein translocase subunit SecG, whose translation MQILEFVLQVLLGITSLLLTLLILLHKGRGGGLSDMFGGGMTSAMGSSGLAERNLNRFTVVLALVWFASIVALGLITKFQAI comes from the coding sequence GTGCAGATCCTCGAGTTCGTCCTGCAGGTGCTTCTCGGCATCACGAGTCTCCTGCTGACCCTCCTCATCCTGCTCCACAAGGGGCGCGGTGGCGGCCTGTCCGACATGTTCGGCGGCGGCATGACCTCGGCCATGGGCTCCTCGGGCCTCGCCGAGCGCAACCTCAACCGATTCACGGTGGTCCTCGCCCTGGTGTGGTTCGCATCGATCGTGGCGCTCGGCCTGATCACGAAGTTCCAGGCCATCTGA
- the tpiA gene encoding triose-phosphate isomerase, with protein MAVDSAGSTAAAQTRRTPLIAGNWKMNLDHLQAVAFVQKLHWTLKDAKHEDGSVEVAVFPPFTDLRTVQTLLDADKIPFALGAQDISSHDSGAYTGEVSGAFLAKLDNRYVIIGHSERREYHHEGDDIVAAKVQAALKHGLVPVICVGETADDLEKHGASAVPVGQLQAALEGVKADADIVVAYEPVWAIGSGQAATPEQAQEVCAKLREVIADKLGADAAARTRVLYGGSVKAANIASFMREPDVDGALVGGASLVVDEFAAIIRYQKHVGV; from the coding sequence ATGGCAGTAGACAGCGCTGGTTCAACGGCTGCTGCGCAGACCAGGCGTACCCCGCTCATCGCCGGCAACTGGAAGATGAACCTCGACCACCTGCAGGCGGTCGCGTTCGTCCAGAAGCTGCACTGGACGCTCAAGGACGCGAAGCACGAGGACGGCTCGGTCGAGGTGGCGGTCTTCCCGCCCTTCACCGATCTCCGCACGGTGCAGACCCTTCTCGACGCCGACAAGATCCCGTTCGCGCTCGGTGCACAGGACATCTCGTCGCACGACTCCGGCGCGTACACGGGCGAGGTCTCGGGCGCGTTCCTCGCGAAGCTCGACAACCGCTACGTGATCATCGGCCACTCCGAGCGTCGCGAATACCACCACGAGGGCGACGACATCGTCGCCGCGAAGGTGCAAGCGGCGCTGAAGCACGGGCTGGTTCCCGTGATCTGCGTGGGCGAGACCGCCGACGACCTCGAGAAGCACGGTGCGAGCGCCGTACCGGTCGGTCAGCTCCAGGCCGCACTCGAAGGCGTGAAGGCGGATGCCGACATCGTCGTGGCCTACGAGCCCGTGTGGGCGATCGGATCCGGCCAGGCGGCGACGCCCGAGCAGGCCCAGGAGGTGTGCGCCAAGCTTCGCGAGGTCATCGCCGACAAGCTCGGAGCGGATGCCGCGGCCCGCACACGGGTTCTGTACGGCGGCTCGGTGAAGGCCGCGAACATCGCCAGCTTCATGCGCGAGCCCGATGTCGACGGTGCGCTGGTCGGCGGTGCGAGCCTCGTCGTCGACGAGTTCGCCGCGATCATCCGCTACCAGAAGCACGTCGGCGTCTGA
- a CDS encoding phosphoglycerate kinase, which produces MALRTLDSLGSLAGKRVIIRADLNVPLKDGIITDDGRVRATLPTLNALINQGARLVVCSHLGRPDGAPDAKYSLAPVAQRLSELLGKPVAFARDTVGESAQEAVLALEDGDVAVIENLRFNPGETAKDEGERRAFAEQLAALGDALVSDGFGVVHRKQASVYELAEILPSAAGLLIATELDVLDRLTESPERPYTVVLGGSKVSDKLGVISHLLPRVDRLLIGGGMLFTFLAAQGHKVGSSLLEADQLDTVREYMRRAEESGVELVLPTDVVVASKFGADAEHVVTRADQIEETPFGASGLGLDIGPDTAARFAELVRGSKTVFWNGPMGVFELAPFAAGTKAVAQALTEVDGLSVVGGGDSAAAVRQLGFADDAFGHISTGGGASLEFLEGKKLPGLEVLGWQ; this is translated from the coding sequence CTCAAGGACGGGATCATCACGGACGACGGCCGTGTGCGGGCCACGCTCCCCACGCTCAACGCCCTGATCAATCAGGGCGCACGCCTCGTCGTCTGCTCGCACCTTGGTCGCCCCGACGGGGCTCCCGATGCGAAGTACAGCCTCGCGCCGGTCGCGCAGCGCCTGTCGGAGCTGCTCGGCAAGCCCGTCGCTTTCGCCCGCGACACCGTCGGCGAGTCCGCTCAGGAGGCCGTCCTGGCCCTCGAGGACGGCGACGTCGCGGTGATTGAGAACCTCCGGTTCAACCCGGGGGAGACCGCGAAGGACGAGGGGGAGCGCCGAGCGTTCGCCGAACAGCTCGCCGCACTCGGCGACGCACTCGTCTCGGACGGCTTCGGCGTCGTGCACCGCAAGCAGGCGTCGGTGTACGAGCTCGCCGAGATCCTGCCGTCCGCGGCGGGTCTGCTCATCGCGACCGAGCTGGACGTCCTGGACCGGCTCACCGAGAGCCCGGAGCGGCCCTACACGGTCGTCCTCGGAGGCTCGAAGGTCAGCGACAAGCTGGGTGTCATCTCGCACCTGCTGCCGCGCGTCGACCGGCTGCTCATCGGCGGCGGAATGCTCTTCACGTTCCTCGCCGCCCAGGGCCACAAGGTCGGCTCGAGCCTGCTCGAGGCAGACCAGCTCGACACCGTCCGCGAGTACATGCGCCGCGCGGAGGAGTCGGGCGTCGAGCTCGTGCTGCCGACCGACGTGGTCGTCGCCTCGAAGTTCGGAGCCGACGCGGAGCACGTGGTGACGCGCGCGGATCAGATCGAGGAGACGCCGTTCGGCGCCTCCGGGCTGGGCCTGGACATTGGGCCCGACACTGCAGCGCGGTTCGCCGAGCTCGTCCGCGGCTCGAAGACGGTGTTCTGGAACGGCCCGATGGGCGTGTTCGAGCTCGCGCCGTTCGCGGCCGGGACCAAGGCCGTCGCGCAGGCGCTCACCGAGGTCGACGGTCTGTCGGTCGTCGGCGGAGGCGACTCCGCCGCGGCGGTCCGCCAGCTCGGGTTCGCCGACGACGCCTTCGGTCACATCTCGACCGGCGGCGGCGCCAGCCTCGAGTTCCTCGAGGGCAAGAAGCTCCCCGGACTGGAGGTCCTCGGATGGCAGTAG